DNA sequence from the Fibrobacter sp. genome:
TTGTGGCATATTTCATGATCGGGAGATTCAAGTTTGCCACCCCCGGACGGATGGGCAACTATACTGCAGAGGGTGCGGAGAAAGCCGCATCCGGCGAGAAGAAGACATCTTCCGATGGTCAGCCCGAACGCATCATCGCACTGTTGGGTGGCAGGGAAAACATCGAGCTGGTCGATGCCTGTATGACAAGACTCCGTGTAACGGTCAAAAATCCCGATCTTGTGGCTGATAAGGATGCATGGAAGACGGAAGGTGCCCTTGGTCTTGTGAAGAAGGAAACCGGCATTCAGGCGATCTATGGCCCGAAGGCAGATGTCCTCAAATCCGATATCAACGATATTCTGTAAGGTGGATTATGAAACTTCTGACACTCAATACCCACAGTCTTGTGGAGGAACATTATTCTGAAAAGCTGGAAGCATTCGTGCAGGCAGCAGCGGAGGAACTGCCCGATGTGATTGCATTGCAGGAAGTGAACCAGACCATCGCAGAAATGCCCGTCAAATCTGCGCAGGGGTACATCCCCTGTACGCAGGGCATTACCATCCGACAGGACAATCATGTCCGCAGCGTTGCAGAGCTTCTGGAAAAGTGCGGCATTCGCTATTTCTGGACATGGCTGCCGCTGAAAAAGGGCTATGACAAATACGATGAGGGCATTGCCCTCATGAGCCGCAGTCCCATCCTCGAAACAAAAATCGTGCAGACAAGTGAGATCGACGATTACAACAACTGGAAAACCCGCAAAATTCTCGGCATCCGTACAGAAGCCACACCGGAGAAATGGTTCTTCAGCGTGCATTACGGCTGGTGGGATGATCCGGAGGAACCCTTTAAGGGGCAGTGGCAGAGGACGCAGGCGGCATTGGAACAGTACCGGCATATCTGGCTGATGGGCGATTTCAACAGTCCTGCTGAGGTGCGTGGCGAGGGATACGACATGATTCGCCAAGCTGGATGGCATGACAGCTATCTGCTTGCAAAGGAAAAGGACTGCGGCATCACCGTCGGGCATATCATTGATGGCTGGAAGAACAAAATCACCGATACGGACGGTATGCGCATTGATCAGATCTGGTGCCGCCATATGCCGGAGATCCTCTCCTCTAAAGTCATCTTCAACGAAACGAACCGAAGCATTGTATCCGATCATTATGGCGTGATTATAAACTATGAAAGGAGTGAGGGATGATGGAACGAAGTGCAGGCATCCTGCTGCCGATCTTTTCCCTGCCGTCAAAATACGGCATCGGATGTTTTGACAAGGCGGCATACGCATTTGTGGATTTTCTCAAAGATGCAGGACAGTCTTATTGGCAGATCCTGCCACTTGGACCGACCAGCTACGGAGATTCCCCATACCAGAGTTTCTCGACCTTTGCAGGAAATCCCTATTTCATCAGCCTCGATGCATTGTGCGAAGAGCATCTGCTCACACAGGAAGAATGCAAAGCGGCGGCACTGCCCGATACGGACAGCATTGATTACAGCGGACTCTATGAAACACGCTACGCAATCCTGCGAAAGGCATATCGCCGGACGGAAAATGACAATGCGTTTCTGGAATTTGCTGCATCACAGCCGTGGCTGAAGGACTACGCAGTGTTCATGGCACTGAAAGATCATTTCGGCGGTGTATCGTGGGAGCATTGGGACGAGGACATTCGCCTGCGAAAAAAGGATGCACTGAAGCAATGGAGTGAAAGACTTGCGGAGGAAATTGGTTTCTACCAATTCTTGCAATACCAGTTCTTCCGTCAGTGGAACAAGCTGAAAGCCTATGCGAATGCAAACGGCATCCGGATCATCGGGGATATTCCGATCTACGTCGCCTTTGACAGTGCAGATGCGTGGGCAAATCCCAATCTCTTCCGGCTTGATGAAACAGGACTCCCGAAAGCCGTGGCAGGCTGTCCGCCCGATGGGTTTGCAGCAGATGGACAGCTCTGGGGCAATCCGCTGTATGACTGGGATTAT
Encoded proteins:
- a CDS encoding endonuclease/exonuclease/phosphatase family protein — protein: MKLLTLNTHSLVEEHYSEKLEAFVQAAAEELPDVIALQEVNQTIAEMPVKSAQGYIPCTQGITIRQDNHVRSVAELLEKCGIRYFWTWLPLKKGYDKYDEGIALMSRSPILETKIVQTSEIDDYNNWKTRKILGIRTEATPEKWFFSVHYGWWDDPEEPFKGQWQRTQAALEQYRHIWLMGDFNSPAEVRGEGYDMIRQAGWHDSYLLAKEKDCGITVGHIIDGWKNKITDTDGMRIDQIWCRHMPEILSSKVIFNETNRSIVSDHYGVIINYERSEG
- the malQ gene encoding 4-alpha-glucanotransferase; its protein translation is MMERSAGILLPIFSLPSKYGIGCFDKAAYAFVDFLKDAGQSYWQILPLGPTSYGDSPYQSFSTFAGNPYFISLDALCEEHLLTQEECKAAALPDTDSIDYSGLYETRYAILRKAYRRTENDNAFLEFAASQPWLKDYAVFMALKDHFGGVSWEHWDEDIRLRKKDALKQWSERLAEEIGFYQFLQYQFFRQWNKLKAYANANGIRIIGDIPIYVAFDSADAWANPNLFRLDETGLPKAVAGCPPDGFAADGQLWGNPLYDWDYHKKTGFRWWIERLSQCFAMYDVVRIDHFRGFDEYYAIPYGDKTAKNGHWEQGPSMDLFRSVEAALGKREVIAEDLGFMTDSVRQLVKDSGFPNMKVLEFAFDSRDTGSRNDYLPHNYDDNCVAYTGTHDNQTIAAWFQTITEEERSMAREYLCDAYTPEEKLHRVFISLILRSRAKLCIIPMQDWLGLDDRSRINVPSTVGTNWKWRLLPTDLPDTLQEEIRKATQIYGRMQ